Within the Halorhabdus rudnickae genome, the region TCCCAGCGGGGAACACCTTCAACAAGTCGGCACCGGATTCCGCTGCCCGGAGGGCCTCCGTCGGCGTCATGATTCCCGGGGCGGCGAGCGTGTCGTATCGGTGTGCCGTCTCGATGACGTCCGGCTCCAGGGTCGGGCCGACGACGAACGCCGCACCCGCGTCGATCATCGCCCGCGCGGTAGCCGCGTCGAGTACCGATCCAGCTCCGACGAGCACGTTCTTGTCTTCGAACGCTTCGGTCACCCGCGCGACGATGTCCGCAGCGTTTCGGACATCGGCGGTGATCTCGACCGCCTCGACGCCGCCGTCTTGCAGTCCGGCCACCGTCTCGACCATAGCGTCGGGATCGACGTTTCGAAGCACCGCTACGACTCCACTCTCTTCGAGGCGTCGGCGTACCGCAGTCATGCTTGCGATGACGGCAATCTCATATAAATAAGTTGGTGTCTGCCGACGGGTAGTGTTCAGATAAGCTGGTTCCATGCAAATGCGAAGGATCTGACCCAGTCGTCAGCTGTTTCTGCAGCGGCGTGGCTGAAACAGTTTGAGAACAAATAGGTTCTGTGTTTTACCTCAAGAAATACACGTTTGACACTGTTCCGATTTCCACGTTTTTCGTCTCTGAAATCGAGGCCGTATCGGTTGCAGACGTCTTTCAACGAGTGCGACCCAACGATGAGAAACACAGCATCGTCAACGTCGTGTTTCTCACGCAGCTCGTGAAAGAACGCGTGAGCGATGACCGAATTAGTCGTCGGCTCAAGCGCTGTATGCAGCAATTCGTTTGTGTCGGGATCGACGGCGGCGTACAGCCAGTATCTCTCGTCAGTAAGTCGGACCACGGTCTCGTCAATCGCAATCTGATCCGAGCTTCGTCCAGTTTCGGGCTGTAGATCGGCTTTGTGAACTCCGTTATGAACAGTCGAACGAGCGTGTTTGACACCAAACTCCTCAAGAATAAAAACAGTATTCGAAATAGATAGTCCAGCAAGATGCAACTGAATACTGAGCTTCATCAGCAATCGCGGTGTCGCTTCGTGCCCCACAAACTCTACGTTGATCTGGTTGATACTACCGCTGAGGTGTGCGTTTTCAGGCATAGATCACTTTGAAAACGCCACGCCCCACTCTTCAATTATCTGAACACCGCCGTTTGAATCCGCTCAACGGTTCTCTGACACCCTGTATCAGGGCCAATAGTGCGATCGTGACGTTTTCCGAGGTGGTCGACAATCGGGACAGTTCGCCTGCGTGACTTCATGTTCGTCCATACGATGCTTTCCACTCACGTACGCCCGGTCGGTGACAACTGTGGACGAGAACGGGGACGACAGGACAAAACGTCGCTTCGGGAACACCCCTTGGCGGCCCTGGAGACGGCCGAGGACGAGGACACGAAGTAACATGTCCGGGAAGCCTCCCAGAAGGTGATTGTTGAGGAGTGGCCGTAGCGGTCGTGTCCCCGATACGATCGGTGGGGGACGATACGAAAATATGTATGAATATCTGTCTCTCTCACTGTTATATCAGTGATGGTGGATTATGAAATAATCGTTTTTGCCGGTAGCATACCGTCAATGTCTCGTTTGATGGTATTAGGGACTCCAATACAAAGGGTGTGGAAGCCGTTATCACTCTCGAGAGGATGGGTATGGGTACCAAACATAGAGAACAGGAGCGGACGACAGTGAGTGAACACCTCTCGACAGCCCTGGAGACGGCCGAGGA harbors:
- a CDS encoding IS6 family transposase; this encodes MPENAHLSGSINQINVEFVGHEATPRLLMKLSIQLHLAGLSISNTVFILEEFGVKHARSTVHNGVHKADLQPETGRSSDQIAIDETVVRLTDERYWLYAAVDPDTNELLHTALEPTTNSVIAHAFFHELREKHDVDDAVFLIVGSHSLKDVCNRYGLDFRDEKRGNRNSVKRVFLEVKHRTYLFSNCFSHAAAETADDWVRSFAFAWNQLI
- a CDS encoding bifunctional 4-hydroxy-2-oxoglutarate aldolase/2-dehydro-3-deoxy-phosphogluconate aldolase, translating into MASMTAVRRRLEESGVVAVLRNVDPDAMVETVAGLQDGGVEAVEITADVRNAADIVARVTEAFEDKNVLVGAGSVLDAATARAMIDAGAAFVVGPTLEPDVIETAHRYDTLAAPGIMTPTEALRAAESGADLLKVFPAGTVGPGHLSAIQAPLGDLPLMPTGGVDTDNVGAFFDAGATVVGAGSALVDHDAIERRDFDAVRAQAERFVSAVEDAQA